The following coding sequences lie in one Anas acuta chromosome 17, bAnaAcu1.1, whole genome shotgun sequence genomic window:
- the CCDC92 gene encoding coiled-coil domain-containing protein 92: protein MATSNLENQLHSAQKNLLFLQREHANTLKGLHAEIRRLQQHCTDLTYELTVKTSDLSENGSSRSDELKRKCEDLEAQLKSKEAENNELLKELEQKNAMIMVLENTIKEREKKYLEELKMKSHKLNMLSSELEQRASTIAYLTSQLHATKKKLLSSSGTSEGTPSGSPVLSNYKPAPPKDKLPETPRRRMKKSLSTPLNPEFEEAYRIGSDSRKLLLREPVDAMPDPTPFLLARETAEVHLIKERPLVIPPIASDRASGESHSPAREKPHKAHIGVAHRIHHVAPSQPQPEVETLAVDQVNGSKVVRKHSGTDRTV from the exons ATGGCAACTTCAAACCTGGAGAACCAGCTACACAGTGCCCAGAAGAATCTACTCTTTCTTCAGCGAGAGCATGCCAACACACTGAAAGGCCTGCACGCTGAGATTCGAcgcctgcagcagcactgcacag atttAACCTATGAGCTGACTGTAAAGACTTCAGATTTGTCAG AAAATGGTAGTTCAAGAAGTGATGAACTCAAAAGAAAGTGTGAAGATCTTGAAGCtcaactgaaaagcaaagaggCTGAAAACAATGAATTATTGAAAGAACTGGAACAAAAGAATGCAATGATAATGGTGCTGGAAAACACtattaaagaaagagaaaagaagtatttggaagagctaaaaatgaaaagccatAAGCTCAATATGCTGTCAAGTGAACTGGAGCAGAGAGCAAGCACTATTGCTTATTTAACTTCTCAACTGCACGCTACTAAGAAGAAGCTGCTGAGTTCCAGTGGGACTTCAGAGGGGACCCCTTCTGGCAGTCCAGTGTTGTCCAACTATAAGCCAGCCCCTCCCAAAGACAAACTGCCGGAGACTCCACGACGCAGAATGAAGAAGAGCCTGTCAACACCACTCAACCCTGAGTTTGAAGAGGCCTACAGAATAGGATCGGATAGCCGGAAGCTGCTGCTAAGAGAGCCTGTGGATGCCATGCCTGATCCCACTCCGTTTTTGTTGGCCAGAGAAACGGCAGAGGTCCACCTTATCAAGGAGAGGCCGTTGGTTATTCCACCAATTGCTTCAGATCGAGCATCCGGTGAATCACACAGTCCGGCCCGAGAGAAGCCACACAAGGCACACATTGGGGTGGCGCATCGCATCCACCACGTCGCGCCATCCCAGCCTCAGCCGGAGGTTGAAACGCTGGCAGTGGATCAGGTCAACGGAAGCAAAGTGGTCAGAAAGCACTCAGGGACAGACAGAACTGTTTAA